One Chlorobaculum limnaeum genomic window carries:
- a CDS encoding L-2-amino-thiazoline-4-carboxylic acid hydrolase, which yields MQNANTELIESARKKFARFRELTEKHGEAVAWEMMLEGLPEMQKQRMGPLLALPTLAEAFRQAIPQFRTIGMEMDVVDISNRGIDAVLEIQRICPWLEVCKESGFETPCHVICELDIAATGRAFPEMKGEILSRIARGNPVCIFKYER from the coding sequence ATGCAAAACGCGAACACGGAACTGATCGAATCGGCGAGAAAAAAGTTCGCGCGATTCAGGGAGCTGACCGAAAAGCACGGTGAAGCCGTGGCGTGGGAAATGATGCTCGAAGGCTTACCCGAGATGCAGAAACAGCGCATGGGGCCTTTGCTGGCCTTGCCAACGCTCGCCGAAGCGTTTCGACAGGCTATCCCGCAGTTCAGAACCATCGGCATGGAGATGGATGTGGTCGATATTTCCAACCGGGGCATCGATGCCGTACTCGAAATCCAGCGGATTTGCCCGTGGCTGGAGGTGTGCAAGGAGTCCGGATTCGAGACGCCCTGTCACGTCATCTGCGAACTGGATATAGCCGCCACAGGCCGGGCCTTCCCCGAAATGAAAGGCGAAATCCTCAGCAGAATCGCGCGCGGCAACCCTGTCTGCATCTTCAAGTACGAGCGGTAA
- a CDS encoding IS1595 family transposase translates to MNRYLKAVRERIAEHCESESTPVSEVEGDDSFIGPHRVQIRPAGDATARTTVFGIIKQYSKVHTRIVTDGAIAAPKKSIIAGMASRERVMYANELSNGNGVADDGANEFVKNLSRVNGIEGFWSIAKMRLVKFRGVNKNTFYLHLKECEFRYNHRNENLYLKILKIVREKPLFQESP, encoded by the coding sequence GTGAATCGATACCTCAAGGCCGTTCGCGAACGCATTGCCGAACATTGCGAGTCGGAATCGACGCCTGTCAGCGAAGTCGAAGGCGACGACTCTTTTATCGGCCCTCATCGTGTACAAATCAGACCTGCTGGTGACGCGACGGCCAGAACCACCGTTTTCGGCATCATCAAGCAGTACAGCAAAGTGCACACGCGGATCGTGACGGATGGCGCTATTGCTGCGCCGAAAAAAAGCATCATTGCCGGTATGGCGAGTCGTGAACGGGTGATGTACGCCAACGAACTGTCGAACGGGAACGGAGTCGCGGATGATGGGGCTAATGAATTTGTCAAAAATCTCAGCCGCGTCAATGGCATCGAGGGATTCTGGAGCATTGCCAAAATGAGGCTCGTCAAGTTCCGTGGCGTGAACAAGAACACCTTTTACCTGCACCTCAAAGAGTGCGAATTCCGGTACAACCACCGCAACGAGAACCTGTACCTGAAAATCCTCAAAATCGTCAGGGAAAAACCGCTGTTCCAGGAATCGCCATAA